In Musa acuminata AAA Group cultivar baxijiao chromosome BXJ2-8, Cavendish_Baxijiao_AAA, whole genome shotgun sequence, one genomic interval encodes:
- the LOC103973494 gene encoding aspartic proteinase nepenthesin-2 — MRAIQVFLFLVMATILMAVPRASSALSGLRVELTHVDSNGNFSKFELLQRATLRSSRRMARLTTRAMKAAASANEVQAPVHAGNGEFLMDLAIGTPSLAFPAIIDTGSDLIWTQCKPCDECFSQPTPVFDPSSSSTYTNLPCSSNLCQALPTFTCGASSCEYLYSYGDSSSTQGVLASETFTFGTENSTAVSDVAFGCGDTNQGSGFSQGSGLVGLGRGPLSLISQLDLGKFSYCLTSLDDSKKSPLLFGSLADLTASAAASAIQSTPLVQNPKHPALYYLSLKDISVGGNRLQIPSSTFAVQEDGSGGLIIDSGTSITYLEVGAYRRLKKAFLSQMQLPVADGSEIGLDLCFLAPSASSSVEVPKLVFHFDGADLHLPAENYMIMDSSDGSLCLTIMPSSGLSILGNFQQQNLQILYDLKSKMLSFVPTQCDQL, encoded by the coding sequence ATGAGAGCCATTCAAGTCTTCCTTTTTCTTGTCATGGCCACGATCCTTATGGCTGTTCCACGGGCCTCTTCTGCGTTGAGCGGCCTCAGAGTAGAGCTAACCCATGTGGATTCCAATGGCAACTTCTCCAAGTTTGAGCTGCTCCAACGAGCAACACTTCGCAGCAGCCGCAGGATGGCACGGTTGACGACCCGGGCCATGAAAGCCGCGGCATCTGCCAATGAGGTCCAAGCTCCGGTCCATGCCGGCAATGGTGAGTTCCTCATGGACTTGGCCATCGGCACTCCGAGTCTTGCATTCCCGGCCATCATTGACACCGGCAGCGACCTCATATGGACGCAGTGCAAGCCCTGCGACGAGTGCTTCAGCCAACCCACTCCCGTGTTCGATCCATCGAGCTCGTCGACCTACACGAACCTTCCATGCTCGAGCAACCTGTGTCAGGCTCTTCCTACCTTCACGTGCGGTGCTTCCAGCTGCGAATACCTGTACTCTTATGGCGACTCCTCGTCGACTCAAGGTGTTCTCGCTAGCGAAACCTTTACCTTTGGGACTGAGAATTCAACTGCAGTCTCTGACGTCGCCTTTGGCTGCGGCGACACCAACCAAGGCAGTGGGTTCTCGCAGGGCTCCGGTCTCGTCGGACTCGGCCGAGGACCGTTGTCGTTGATATCACAACTCGACCTGGGGAAGTTCTCCTACTGCCTCACCTCCTTGGATGATTCAAAGAAGAGCCCCCTTCTGTTTGGCTCACTGGCTGATCTCACCGCAAGTGCAGCTGCAAGTGCGATCCAATCCACACCACTGGTGCAGAACCCTAAACACCCAGCCTTATATTATCTCTCCCTGAAAGACATCTCGGTTGGCGGAAACCGTCTACAGATTCCGAGCTCGACCTTCGCGGTGCAAGAAGATGGATCCGGTGGCTTGATCATAGACTCCGGCACCTCCATCACTTACCTGGAAGTGGGTGCGTACAGGAGGTTGAAGAAGGCGTTCCTGTCCCAGATGCAGCTCCCAGTTGCCGATGGTTCTGAGATCGGTCTCGACTTGTGCTTCTTGGCCCCGTCGGCATCGTCGTCGGTGGAGGTTCCAAAGCTGGTGTTCCACTTCGACGGTGCCGATTTGCATCTGCCGGCGGAGAACTACATGATCATGGATTCAAGCGACGGTTCGCTTTGCCTAACGATCATGCCGTCGAGTGGCTTGTCCATCCTCGGCAACTTCCAGCAGCAGAATCTACAGATACTCTATGATCTGAAGAGTAAGATGCTGTCGTTTGTTCCAACCCAGTGTGACCAGCTGTGA